From a region of the Drosophila virilis strain 15010-1051.87 chromosome 3, Dvir_AGI_RSII-ME, whole genome shotgun sequence genome:
- the MEP-1 gene encoding uncharacterized protein MEP-1, with product MTEVDVVLPEGVAEPTTKLLAKAAAAATTAANEDDDDNSSSSAAEPQNEQKTNSSTDLEQKEEQHQKLKPVNDKEVDAVIASGKLLLDGNSNSNSTSNDDSKLDGDAASKPAVESMDVDDTEEGDSQITSSSSTENGNSKEPKLDGEIDEDEDAEEEDEEEVTTNGDHEEAEDEKIGSTAENSCDAEDPLGAATEPAAEQEEEELVDEKKSIEDADDLEEEEEAEAEEEGSQQSGTAKTVTDSEAEAMHTEEDEVDEQKEIPLNGFTQSPKGKEAAAAAAAAKPNGQATAAETRKSNDNNDDDDAGGVVNLDEDSDEEMADLSERKAPPAAAAKPRTTPSKAKAAPAAAVASSGAESSDDAVLIASDSESETGQTAALPPPSKKLTPAVKATPAPPPPPAVAEQDDDDDDDDCVVIEDDTPPSISPSDQALNKRKSELDDMQPNSKRQRSSTPSTLGAGVGIGLGQLTIKDARTLMPHEAGPTGPGGSAVYPVTITNAVTGVATNLGNTPPKLVPMAGVAGVGGTVQLTPSTLSLTAAGLPSMTNNANLLPGLTDDMFVLEAPSFIVPYIYEKPPNDNIREVIKAIETKYALSPEDLAVADKVDEFDMMTEQNKEDKSSADGPNAGKKKKKQGDDESWSEQSDEDDDEDDDDDSETGVRTKVLIKEANDDLTALKSAIKPAAALAASGGVASNTAAKPGQENYFESPLGKFFMDIGVGLVQEYVQADLLRLQKRKMRKSLSRDPKDFEMAINALSGNLQASKTKNAPFKFTMKRCEFCNFKSESALSMANHYETPHMNGVLYKCNFCTFEIRNATEIVYHMEAVHNIKARLIKPLPYHQCPNCGFEDNGKAKLARHQPVCAKKFRPELNLAPPNDWEAPAKIPRIKPRHGLVGTATAYQAMAAQAAAQKAALATIQQQQAAAQARNLQAAALAAQNAAKMRQRAPQMPKAMPNANSMVRNPAPVRGAISAGNAALSLPNSYQLAAGQLVPQASKKPIAGQPSISITPLPRQSAAGNNASAASSSKVQTTAAAGMKPGQSPSGGNNKAQFVICEICDGYIKDLEQLRNHMQWMHKVKIHPKMIYNRPPLNCQKCQFRFFTDQGLERHLLGSHGLVTSSMQEAANKGKDAGRCPVCGRMYQWKLLNHVSRDHHMTLKPAHLSYKCTVCTATFGMYKQFETHVYTAHSTVARKAMDSKKNSAQSSSGGSGGAGGGGGGGGAGMTRNSLGAANESLLKPLKINDEITIIPQPASKPRITNMESHVID from the exons atgactGAAGTCGACGTCGTCTTGCCGGAGGGCGTTGCCGAGCCCACAACCAAACTACTtgccaaagcagcagcagcagcgacgacgGCAGCAAacgaagacgacgacgacaacagcagcagcagcgcagcagagCCGCAAAATGAACAGAAGACCAACTCCAGCACAGATTTGGAGCAGAAGGAGGAGCAGCACCAGAAGCTAAAGCCCGTCAATGATAAGGAAGTGGACGCAGTGATAGCCTCCGGCAAGCTGCTCTTGGATGGCAatagtaacagcaacagcaccagcaacgATGATAGCAAACTTGATGGCGATGCTGCATCTAAGCCGGCGGTTGAGTCCATGGACGTGGATGACACCGAGGAGGGCGATTCACAGATAACCAGCTCCAGTTCCACAGAGAACGGCAATAGCAAAGAGCCAAAGCTGGATGGTGAGATCGATGAGGACGAAGATGCGGAGGAGGAGGACGAGGAAGAGGTGACCACCAATGGTGATCATGAGGAAGCTGAGGATGAAAAGATTGGCAGCACAGCTGAAAACAGTTGCGATGCCGAAGATCCGCTTGGCGCAGCCACAGAGCCCGCCGCGGAACAAGAGGAGGAAGAATTGGTGGACGAGAAGAAAAGCATTGAAGATGCGGACGATCtggaagaggaggaggaggcggagGCCGAAGAGGAGGGTAGCCAGCAAAGCGGCACAGCCAAAACAGTAACCGACTCGGAAGCAGAAGCTATGCACACCGAGGAGGATGAAGTGGACGAACAGAAAGAGATCCCACTAAATGGCTTCACGCAAAGCCCAAAGGGTaaagaagctgctgctgctgctgctgctgccaagccCAATGGACAGGCAACCGCAGCTGAAACTCGGAAAAGCAATGACAACAACGACGATGATGACGCCGGCGGCGTGGTAAATCTGGACGAGGATAGTGATGAGGAAATGGCCGATTTGTCTGAGCGAAAGGCGCCTCCGGCCGCTGCGGCCAAGCCACGAACAACGCCCAGCAAGGCAAAAGCCGCGCCAGCAGCTGCGGTTGCCTCAAGCGGTGCTGAATCCTCAGACGATGCGGTGCTCATTGCCTCCGATTCGGAGTCGGAAACGGGACAAACGGcagcgctgccgccgccaagCAAGAAATTGACGCCCGCCGTGAAGGCAACGCCAGcaccgccaccaccgccaGCAGTTGCCGAGCAggatgacgacgatgacgatgatgactGTGTGGTCATTGAGGATGATACGCCGCCAAGTATTTCGCCTAGCGATCAGGCACTCAACAAGCGCAAAAGCGAACTGGACGACATGCAGCCGAACAGCAAGCGACAGCGCAGCTCCACGCCCTCCACTCTGGGCGCAGGTGTCGGAATCGGTCTGGGCCAGTTGACCATCAAGGATGCGCGCACCCTAATGCCGCACGAAGCGGGGCCAACGGGACCAGGCGGCTCGGCTGTTTATCCGGTGACCATTACCAATGCCGTTACCGGCGTGGCAACAAATCTGGGCAATACGCCGCCCAAGCTGGTGCCCATGGCGGGCGTGGCAGGTGTGGGTGGCACAGTGCAGCTGACACCATCGACGCTCTCGCTGACTGCCGCCGGACTGCCCAGCATGACGAACAACGCGAATCTGTTGCCAGGTCTAACGGACGACATGTTTGTGCTGGAGGCGCCCTCGTTTATTGTGCCCTACATATATGAGAAGCCGCCCAATGACAACATACGCGAGGTCATCAAGGCCATTGAGACAAAGTATGCGCTTTCGCCCGAGGATTTGGCTGTGGCCGATAAAGTGGACGAGTTCGACATGATGACCGAGCAGAACAAGGAGGACAAAAGCAGCGCAGACGGCCCGAATGcgggcaaaaagaaaaagaagcaggGCGACGATGAATCCTGGTCCGAGCAATCCGATgaggacgacgacgaggacgatgatgatgactcCGAGACGGGTGTGCGCACCAAGGTGCTAATCAAAGAGGCCAACGATGATCTGACCGCACTCAAGAGTGCCATTAAACCCGCCGCTGCTTTGGCCGCTTCCGGCGGTGTCGCCTCCAACACCGCCGCCAAGCCCGGCCAGGAGAACTACTTTGAGAGTCCGTTGGGTAAATTCTTTATGGACATTGGTGTTGGGCTTGTGCAGGAGTATGTCCAGGCCGATCTGTTGCGCCTGCAGAAGCGCAAGATGCGCAAATCCCTGTCGCGAGATCCCAAGGACTTTGAGATGGCCATCAACGCGTTGAGCGGTAATCTGCAGGCGTCGAAGACGAAAAATGCCCCCTTCAAGTTCACGATGAAACGCTGCGAATTCTGCAATTTCAAATCCGAGTCCGCGCTGTCCATGGCCAATCACTATGAGACGCCGCACATGAACGGAGTCCTGTACAAGTGCAACTTTTGCACATTCGAGATACGCAACGCCACAGAAATCGTTTACCACATGGAGGCGGTGCACAATATCAAGGCGCGCCTGATCAAGCCGCTGCCGTATCATCAGTGTCCCAACTGTGGCTTTGAGGATAACGGCAAGGCGAAATTGGCTCGCCATCAGCCTGTTTGCGCCAAGAAGTTCCGGCCGGAGCTGAATCTGGCGCCGCCCAACGATTGGGAAGCGCCTGCCAAAATACCGCGCATCAAGCCGCGGCACGGACTCGTCGGCACAGCCACCGCCTATCAG GCCATGGCAGCGCAGGCGGCGGCGCAGAAGGCAGCGCTGGCGACcatacaacagcaacaggccgCGGCACAGGCACGCAACCTGCAGGCGGCAGCGCTTGCGGCACAAAATGCGGCGAAGATGCGACAGCGAGCACCGCAGATGCCCAAGGCAATGCCCAATGCCAACAGCATGGTGAGGAATCCTGCGCCCGTACGCGGTGCCATCAGCGCCGGCAATGCGGCTCTCTCGCTGCCGAACAGCTATCAACTGGCCGCCGGACAGCTTGTGCCG CAAGCATCCAAGAAGCCAATTGCGGGCCAGCCGAGCATCTCAATAACGCCACTACCTCGACAAAGTGCCGCTGGCAACAATGCGTCCGCTGCATCGTCCAGCAAAGTGCAAACGACGGCGGCGGCTGGCATGAAGCCCGGCCAGAGCCCcagcggcggcaacaacaaggcGCAGTTTGTCATCTGCGAGATATGCGATGGCTATATCAAGGATCTAGAGCAGCTGCGCAATCACATGCAGTGGATGCACAAAGTGAAG aTCCATCCCAAGATGATCTACAATCGTCCACCATTGAATTGCCAGAAGTGCCAGTTCCGCTTCTTCACGGATCAGGGCCTGGAAAGGCATTTGCTGGGCTCACACGGCCTGGTCACCAGCTCTATGCAGGAGGCGGCCAACAAAGGCAAAGATGCCGGTCGTTGTCCTGTCTGTGGCAGG ATGTACCAATGGAAGCTACTGAATCACGTATCGCGCGATCATCATATGACCCTGAAGCCCGCACACTTATCCTACAAGTGCACCGTCTGCACGGCCACCTTTGGCATGTACAAACAGTTCGAGACGCATGTGTATACTGCGCACAGCACTGTGGCCAGAAAGGCAATGGATAGCAAGAAAAATAGCGCACAGTCCAGTAGTGGTGGCAGTGGTGGAGCgggcggtggtggtggcggcggtggtgcAGGCATGACGCGTAATTCATTGGGCGCCGCCAATGAATCCCTGCTGAAGCCGCTCAAGATCAACGATGAGATCACGATCATACCGCAGCCCGCATCGAAGCCACGCATCACAAATATGGAGAGTCATGTCATAG ATTAA
- the LOC6624116 gene encoding uncharacterized protein KIAA1143 homolog, which translates to MSKRNNITYVKPQEPSFLAKLKAEIGYKEGPTVDTKRQKVEERDQDQDDYDSSEERPEREDEKPQIVVLTSGDLTADEVALEQQRIAKEEAERPADLNQPIVFKQRVKQPKIQPENTEKTEKSPKAKDKRKKSKPNSKLSFNEDEEDAEAVED; encoded by the exons ATGTCCAAGCGCAACAATATAACCTACGTGAAGCCACAGGAACCCAGTTTTTTGGCCAAACTCAAGGCGGAAATCGGCTACAAGGAGGGCCCCACCGTCGATACAAAG CGCCAGAAAGTCGAGGAACGCGACCAGGACCAGGACGACTACGATTCCAGTGAGGAGCGGCCCGAGCGTGAGGACGAAAAGCCACAGATTGTGGTCCTAACGAGTGGGGATCTTACGGCTGACGAGGTGGCCCTCGAGCAGCAGCGCATAGCGAAag AAGAAGCTGAAAGGCCCGCGGATTTAAACCAACCCATTGTATTTAAGCAGCGTGTCAAGCAGCCCAAAATCCAGCCGGAGAATACTGAGAAAACTGAGAAATCCCCGAAAGCAAAGGATAAGCGCAAAAAGTCCAAGCCGAACAGCAAGCTGTCATTCAACGAGGACGAGGAGGACGCCGAAGCAGTCGAGGATTGA